TGGAGGGGACACATGATAAAAGATAAACTGCAACCACGTAGCTTTACCAAGGTAATTTAGatgctgacattcctggcaGCCAGTCCATGAAAACTTCCTTTATCAAAGATGAGTTATCTCTATTCATACAATTCTTAACATTTATATGACCTAAGGGTACTAGTGCCTGTATTTCAAGGCTCTGCTACACACTATGCCTTTCATACATGCATTTATGACATTTTCTTTCAAGTTAAATAATGATTTTCAGGTAGATTAATGGGAAGGAAAATGATTGGTCTACTACAGTAACCAATGAGTTTTCTTTAATACAACATGCAAATTTGGTGTCTTTCCAGATTTAgcagtgtcatttcattttgtTCAGTCACTGAAAATGTCCATGCTGGTGTATTACACCCAACAGCAAGTACAGGTTTGACTTCACATCAATAGACTTCACATCATCAATATACCATTAATATATTTTTCTGGCAAACTATTTAGTAATATACAATGTTCTAAATGTACCATCATTTATTTAATACAGACTTGCCGGAAGAGTGTTGTCATATCTTCCATAGCTTGATTTAGGAcatttttgttttaaaaatTGTATTGCAACAATGCTTAAATAATTTTGAACTTTTGTCATGGTGAGGAGGCCGGGCCGCCACCAGAACTATGTCCCAGTCACCTCAGTACtaacacctgtgtcttgttatgtGTTTCACCTTCTTAAGCTCACGGGTCGCGCTGTCCAGCGCTGCACATTCATCCATGAGAGCTGCTCTGTTGTTAGCCCGTTTTCTGAGGACCTTCTCAGTCCGTTCCTTTTGACTGCATAACTGCCTTTGGCCTTGTTGAGTTTCTGTTCTATTTTTGATTATGGAAAATAAAGAGCACAACATACAACCTCCCCCTCCGGCCGCCTCAAACCCCGCATTACATTATTAAAATATTGAATGATCTGTTAGCTCAATTTCTTTGCAATACACATTCAAACACATTTTACAAAGATTTTAAGTTAAgattaataaaaatattaatcCATGGAGAATGCTGGTGTAGTATGTTTCTTTATGCATACGTATTActttaatattttaatactgctgaatcaaacaaacaaacaaaaacaactctCCATATAAAAGGATTAAATCCAGGTTTTAAAATGAAACACACCCATTTAATTTCTGACATTTTTCACACATGAGGCACTAGAATGTTACTATTTTAAGATATCATTTAGCTTTCCTAAAATATAAATCTACAACTTCTATATAATTGTGTATTCCTTAAATGATGTAGTGTTTAGATCACTGATTCGCACCAGACTGCACTGTCGAGGGAATTCTTCATTTCAAAGAAATGTCAAACATAAAAGCAACATCAAAACAGAACTAATGTGATAGGCAATCATCAACATATGAAGCATGGAAGGATAATATCTGTATGCAAGACTTACACTGAGAAAGAACTCAGCTGCTTTCATTTTGGGGGAACTACATATGGATTGGCTATAGCACTGTTTTAACAGTCTATTCCATGTCGTTCGGTTCGGTTGTAGACTGGCAGATAATAAAGAATGAAACCAAAACTTGATTTTGCTTTTAGTTCATGAAGCAGGATTGTCATGCCACATACTGAATGTAGCTTGCCATATCATTTTGCTCTTAAAGGCCGTGAATAGATCATTTACTTGTATGTTGCATTCAAGTCAGCACAACATAATTGCCAATTTATGCATTAAAACGATGGATTTAAAAGTCTTTTGGGGAATGTTCCGTTATGTTTGCACACAAGTCTTCCTGCAGCTGTCATATGTTTCAAAGCGGTTGCTGTTGCCTTGGCAACCACCATACCAGAACTGGGCGCAGGCATTGGCCTCCGGGTCGTAGTACCACTTCATCTGGTACCGCTTGCACGGACCGCGCTCCAGCTGCTGCCTACAGCCCACGGCTGGAAaccaacacatgcacacattacaTTTTTGCACCTCCGTATTCATTAATTTTTTTCTGAAACAGCTACAGTCATGGGAACTTGTGCACATTTTAACATTTCTGATCCAGCTCATCTAATTCCAGCTAATGATACCTTGCATAAATGCAGAGAAAATAGCCTCCTTGGGGAATGGCCATGGCATATGCTATGATATGTGAAAGTCTGTCACTTTTTATGCTTGTACTCACTTTCATAGCTCAGAGAAATTGCTCTTTTAGCTACACTGTCCAAACCTGCAGCTAAATCATGTTTTATCAGTTTGAGATGTAGATTTTTCACCCTCTTCCTTCCCAAGACAACATTAAAGTTCATTCACAGACTCGCTGTCACGGGAGAATACAGCAGGTGCGCGAGGTTGAAGAACTCAAGGTTCTGTATGTGTTGAAGATGGTGCTTACCCACTTCAGAGCGCTCAGGATGGGTGGGCGGAGCTGGAATCTGAGAGGCGGAGCCACTCTCCAAATCCTGCGGCCAAATCCGAGGACCATGAGGTGCCGTGACGGGTGTGACAGAGGAGCGGACACGTTCACCGCTCCCAGGCAAGGATGATGGAAGGCTGTGGGACCCCCCTTGAGACTCCTCGAGAACGGACTCCTCGAGAATCTTCCCGCCCTCATCGATTTTGTTGTCTGTGCTGCCATCCAACCCTGGGACCTGGGGAGCAGGGGGACTCTCAGCTTCCACTGAAGCTTCAGGCCGCAGTCTCGCTGCAGTTTCTGATCCCGGCAATTTGCTGATTAGCTGAATTGGGTGGGTTCAATCAGGGATAATCACTGCAAGAAAGGCCCCCAAGGAATGGAGTGCCTCAATCAGATGAGAGAcatggtctgtctgtctgtctgtctgtctgtctatctatctatctatctatctatcacatcatttctgaccacaggaccaGTTATGCTACCAGATAGACGTAGCTATATGATATGAATTTCTGAAATGTTGCAGCACTGGATGAAATCTTTATGCCTATCTCAATGTCACTGCTGGGTTAAGAGTGGTCTTCCACCCAACATTACCAACAGCAGTACTGTGGTCACAAACTGATAATTGCTAAGAAGCAGAGGATAGCTCAATAGACTCTACACCTACAAAGCATTTCTAAGGAATTCAGTGGACAGTGAATGTACCGATATGACTAGGAacccctcacctctctaacTGCTGTATGAAGGGTGCCGTCATGGGGGGATGTCTCCACAGTTGGGACGTGTGGTCCAGGCACAAGTGGGGGCTGCTCTTTCCTATCTGGGGTCAGTTTCACGCCATTGTCAGGCTCACAGATCCGACTCAGGACCTGGCTTTCCAAAGCTGTgaaaacacacattttaaatgtaaatacagAGCAGGTATTTCAGCCTTAAGCATTCCGGGATCTGTTTGCTCAATCCAGTGCAACATTGGGTGTGACCTTATATGAATAAAATCAATGTAACATAAGCAGACGCCAGTATTTCTCTTTTCGTTATTCAACTGTTTCTTATTGAACGTCTGAATGCACATACAAGACAGAGACATGAAGTCATCGATCAGGTAGACATGCTCCTCGTCCGGGTCCGAGCCGATTGAGTTCATCTCACTCTGAAAGTCTGCGTGCAGAGGGTGGCTGCGGTTCCCCACCCCGATAACGAACATCTCGATCCCTGCTGCGTGTGCCTCCGCCACGGCCACCTCCAGCTGCGCCGCGTCCCGCCTGTCTGCCAGTCCCACCGTCACCACCACCGCCACCTTCTTCACGCCCGGCCGTGCGGCCCGGAACAGCTGTGTGGCGCGACGGATGCCGCTGCCCGTGAAGGTGGCCTCACCGAGGTACCGCATCTTCCGCACGGCAGCTTTGATGGCGGTGCCGTCAGAGGCGTGCTGAAGGCCTGCCACAACCATGCTTATGTGGCTGTACAGAACCAGTCCGATGCGCGTGGCCTCTCGACTCACGGACACGTGGTCCACCAGAGCGTTTACAAAGTCCTTCACAAGCTCAAAGTTCTCCGAGCCAACGCTCTCTGAGCTGTCAATCACAAAGACCAGCTCCTGAAGACTCGCCCTGCACGTCCAACCACatcctgaaagaaaaaaaacgaaactcaaaagagaaacagaaagcaCATTTCTCTCCAGCCAACACGACTCTAAACAGACATACTGTGTGTAAAAATATGTTTCTTGGTTCTGATGCCACATCAAACACTGTTGACAGAAAagttacatttaaaaataaaagaaaaacccatTAAAAATTATTCACTTTATAAGATGTTCAAAATGATATCATGTTGTATCAGAATCTCCTAATCTCCTAGTATCATAATCTCCTAATCTGCTAATGTCCTAGTATCATAATATCCTAATCTGCTAATCTCCTAAAGCAAATATTTTACAGGTGTGAGTATGTTACAGTACCACAGATTTCCCTGATTACTTGGATCACTTCTTCTCTCTGTCATGGAAATATATAGATATTAgctctgtgtgtgagacagcATGGCTTAATTACAAACAGAAAATAACTCAAACTTATTGATTTGAACCTACTGAAAGGCCAGGATCCCCTTTCTCTCCATGATTTCCCTGAAAAATACCAACGTCATAAAATACTTTTGATGCATTTGCTCTGTCTAGTGGTTGTGGTTTTGAGCATTTGGTCAGATAATACCGCTGGTCCGCTCTGCCCAGGGGCTCCAgggtcccctctctctccatttccccCATGTTCACCAGTAAGACCTCTCACACCCTGAAGGTCAACAAATTCAGTCATTTTGCTTGATATTTAAACAAGTCTATAAGTGTTTGATTGTAGCAGTTAGTCTTTCCAGCTTTTTCCACCTTTTCTCCTGCCAGTCCGTCACCCGGTACACCTCTGGGTCCTGGTGGCCCTTGAAATCCATGCTCTCCCTATAATGCCATAGTATAAATCACTGCTGCTCATGTTTCAAATACCCATGGTTACTGTAACTCATATTACCTATAATGAATACTCTTACCTTGGGTCCCTGGATTCCCTCCCCAGGTACACCTGAAAGTCCAGGAGTTCCTTGCTGGCCAGTGGCACCCTTGAGGATAAACCCAGCAAATGTATTGACTGAATGATGTACCTGAATCATTGCCTAGTTCAAAGTTAAAATGGCATTTTCCTGTGCTGACTGACCTTTGGTCCCATAAGTCCTGTTCCTGGTGGTCCAGATGGTCCTGGAGGCCCCGGTGAACCTCCATCACCCTACCAACGCAATGTTTCTTTTAGCTCAAGATAAGATCATTGGTGCGTTTTGCAGAAGAGTGTTGTGGGTTCTCAAGAAGAGGTGCCACTTATTTTGGGCTTGTAAGGATGTGTCTGGTACCTTTGGACCTGGTATGCCTTTTCCTTCTGGCCCCATGTCCCCTTGTGGtcctggcaaccctggaagtCCCTACCAAGAAAATGTAAAGACATaacccaccatacacacacgtacatgtatgtgcacacacacacacacacacacacacacacacacacacacctgagaccCAGGgtaaccctctccctttatccCCTGTGGTCCAGCGGGCCCAGGTGGTCCTCTGTCACCCTGAAACAGCGAACacacaaatataaacaaatGTATGAAGCCCAGTAAGACATTAACTGTAGAAGAACTGTACAGTAAAGGTGTTACCTTTGGTCCTGTGATGCCTGCTCCAGGGTCTCCGACAGGACCTTGGGGACCCATAGGTCCTGGATCACCCTGACAATGAACAACACACATAAATGCTCATATTTAGCACAATATATCGAAAACTGCTCCTTACTCAAAccatactgaatcacaatgtTTCCAAGAAACTCATCTAAGAAACAGCCAAGTAAATTTACTGGCATAAAACTGCCTGCATATTTCAGTCATGTTTTCCTTGATATAATTTTCATCTGCAGACAATTAGCATGCCTTACACATGTATTTTTTATAGGAGGAATCATTCCCAAAGATGTGTAATACACAAGATGAGTTTCATGAGGATGAGTTTGATGAGGATCACTGTTATATACCGTAAACTTTATATGAAGTATTTCCATACTGTAACCTGTTTACCTTTGAACCAGGTAAGCCCCGCCCAGGCAGACCTGGGATCCCCAGCCTCCCGTAACTACCAGGTTCTCCCTGCGACAAACAAACCAAATCAAACACCGACACTGGTTCTAGATGTTTCAgtgttgacacctccagttctgGGCCTCGTCTGTACAGAGTCAGCTACACTGTTCTCCTCCTTCGATACACCTGATCCAACTCACGGAGGAACGACAGGTAGCTGAGGACTCGGACAAGGGTAGACCTGAATGTCTGCAGTGCAGTGGGGCTCCAAGAGTCCCCAGAACTTCAGGGTTTAGTACCCGTTAACATTTAAGACAGGGAGGGACAACGCTGCTCCTACACAATCATTAATATAATGCACAGGACATTAATGCACCACATTCTCAGAGAATGACACAAGAGTGTATGACCCACCTTTGCCCCTGGTGGCCCAACTGCCCCAGGAGCTCCTGGGAGACCCCGGGCCCCACGCTCACCCCGATCACCCTAGAGGGACATTACAGATGGAGCAAATTATTTTTACAAATTCAATACACCAAAACAAAATGCTTGCACTAAGGACCCACTTTCTCCATTAACCTTCTCTGagtgacattttttaaaatttgtatataattcaaaataattttatttcattattacATCTTTCAAGTTTCAagatttatatttaaaaaatcaacaTCTCAGAATTTAATGCAaatgtgtatttcagaattaaGATAAGACTATATCATTTTACATTTGAAGTTTTGAAGAAATTTGGGGACTTTGGAGACCACACCCAAAACCCCTCCCTCCAGGACAGCTACCTTCGGTTCAGCAGGACAAACATTTGCGCCCCATAACTGTCTCCATGTCTTTCCTGTTCTCCTTCACTTCTGCCCTCATACCTCTCCGTCCCCGAATGGGACTTTACAGCAAACCGTAAGCCACCCCAAAATCCAGCCCCCGTTTCCCTGTTTCACACCCATTTTTCCTACAGGTCTATAAGCATCTGTAACAGACTGCACTCACGATATAAAGCATCAGTGTATCCTGTATCACGTGTAGTGCAAATGATTTCCCTCACACATAAGAGATGTGTGGAATGGTAATTACTCATTATCTTAGTtgtaattaaataatgaaaataatgaaataatgtcACATCAGTACATGCATTCATGTAATTCTTTAATGCCTATAAATGTGACCCTCGAGTTGTTGAACTGCATAGGAAGTCAGGGATACAAGGACTCAGGGCTGATGTACCTTTTCACCTGGAGTTCCTTTACCTGCTGAACCATCAGGACCTTGTAATCCAGGTGACCCCATCTCACCCTGACATCGTGAATTTTCAGATA
This Brachyhypopomus gauderio isolate BG-103 chromosome 6, BGAUD_0.2, whole genome shotgun sequence DNA region includes the following protein-coding sequences:
- the col28a1a gene encoding collagen, type XXVIII, alpha 1a isoform X2, with the translated sequence MQCGVLVCILLICTGGGESQKRNSRQKTDSLQKTDSLQKTDSLQTDSLAVQSKGKLLPCTVEVLFLVDSSERTTAPLFEKQRVVVQRFSARLTRLEAPGRQLEAPGRRLRLRLALMQYSSTVSLEHGFRHWQDVDVFQSLVASMAHIGHGTYSAYALSNATRLFTQETSSSSLRVVLLFTDGTDHPRSPSSTLAAADAKNHGIRVFVVSLLPPTQEGQTRLRSLASSPPEHHVFSLTDPLLEAKLFNELSAVVDSGCPPPKSCLCYKGEQGVPGIPGRAGIPGPVGPPGPDGVRGEHGLYGHPGIEGLEGRPGAKGEKGERGECGAPGMKGNQGIHGPSGPRGPPGEQGPTGTPGDPGPEGPSGSKGELGSTGMTGPPGEAGIGFPGPKGGKGYQGPPGPPGPVGIGEPGPPGPPGYTGVQGYQGSPGEGLPGIKGDRGYEGPKGARGPPGLGVKGEKGNAGGPGLPGPKGFPGAGIQGEKGDRGLVGPLGNRGVPGLGIKGPKGDQGFPGEQGPQGERGDGQPGPKGELGPHGAAGVPGIPGEDGAAGPKGEMGSPGLQGPDGSAGKGTPGEKGDRGERGARGLPGAPGAVGPPGAKGEPGSYGRLGIPGLPGRGLPGSKGDPGPMGPQGPVGDPGAGITGPKGDRGPPGPAGPQGIKGEGYPGSQGLPGLPGPQGDMGPEGKGIPGPKGDGGSPGPPGPSGPPGTGLMGPKGATGQQGTPGLSGVPGEGIQGPKGEHGFQGPPGPRGVPGDGLAGEKGVRGLTGEHGGNGERGDPGAPGQSGPAGNHGEKGDPGLSREEVIQVIREICGCGWTCRASLQELVFVIDSSESVGSENFELVKDFVNALVDHVSVSREATRIGLVLYSHISMVVAGLQHASDGTAIKAAVRKMRYLGEATFTGSGIRRATQLFRAARPGVKKVAVVVTVGLADRRDAAQLEVAVAEAHAAGIEMFVIGVGNRSHPLHADFQSEMNSIGSDPDEEHVYLIDDFMSLSSLESQVLSRICEPDNGVKLTPDRKEQPPLVPGPHVPTVETSPHDGTLHTAVRELISKLPGSETAARLRPEASVEAESPPAPQVPGLDGSTDNKIDEGGKILEESVLEESQGGSHSLPSSLPGSGERVRSSVTPVTAPHGPRIWPQDLESGSASQIPAPPTHPERSEVAVGCRQQLERGPCKRYQMKWYYDPEANACAQFWYGGCQGNSNRFETYDSCRKTCVQT
- the col28a1a gene encoding collagen, type XXVIII, alpha 1a isoform X4 → MQYSSTVSLEHGFRHWQDVDVFQSLVASMAHIGHGTYSAYALSNATRLFTQETSSSSLRVVLLFTDGTDHPRSPSSTLAAADAKNHGIRVFVVSLLPPTQEGQTRLRSLASSPPEHHVFSLTDPLLEAKLFNELSAVVDSGCPPPKSCLCYKGEQGVPGIPGRAGIPGPVGPPGPDGVRGEHGLYGHPGIEGLEGRPGAKGEKGERGECGAPGMKGNQGIHGPSGPRGPPGEQGPTGTPGDPGPEGPSGSKGELGSTGMTGPPGEAGIGFPGPKGGKGYQGPPGPPGPVGIGEPGPPGPPGYTGVQGYQGSPGEGLPGIKGDRGYEGPKGARGPPGLGVKGEKGNAGGPGLPGPKGFPGAGIQGEKGDRGLVGPLGNRGVPGLGIKGPKGDQGFPGEQGPQGERGDGQPGPKGELGPHGAAGVPGIPGEDGAAGPKGEMGSPGLQGPDGSAGKGTPGEKGDRGERGARGLPGAPGAVGPPGAKGEPGSYGRLGIPGLPGRGLPGSKGDPGPMGPQGPVGDPGAGITGPKGDRGPPGPAGPQGIKGEGYPGSQGLPGLPGPQGDMGPEGKGIPGPKGDGGSPGPPGPSGPPGTGLMGPKGATGQQGTPGLSGVPGEGIQGPKGEHGFQGPPGPRGVPGDGLAGEKGVRGLTGEHGGNGERGDPGAPGQSGPAGNHGEKGDPGLSREEVIQVIREICGCGWTCRASLQELVFVIDSSESVGSENFELVKDFVNALVDHVSVSREATRIGLVLYSHISMVVAGLQHASDGTAIKAAVRKMRYLGEATFTGSGIRRATQLFRAARPGVKKVAVVVTVGLADRRDAAQLEVAVAEAHAAGIEMFVIGVGNRSHPLHADFQSEMNSIGSDPDEEHVYLIDDFMSLSSLESQVLSRICEPDNGVKLTPDRKEQPPLVPGPHVPTVETSPHDGTLHTAVRELISKLPGSETAARLRPEASVEAESPPAPQVPGLDGSTDNKIDEGGKILEESVLEESQGGSHSLPSSLPGSGERVRSSVTPVTAPHGPRIWPQDLESGSASQIPAPPTHPERSEVAVGCRQQLERGPCKRYQMKWYYDPEANACAQFWYGGCQGNSNRFETYDSCRKTCVQT
- the col28a1a gene encoding collagen, type XXVIII, alpha 1a isoform X1, which codes for MIILCVSEGRMQCGVLVCILLICTGGGESQKRNSRQKTDSLQKTDSLQKTDSLQTDSLAVQSKGKLLPCTVEVLFLVDSSERTTAPLFEKQRVVVQRFSARLTRLEAPGRQLEAPGRRLRLRLALMQYSSTVSLEHGFRHWQDVDVFQSLVASMAHIGHGTYSAYALSNATRLFTQETSSSSLRVVLLFTDGTDHPRSPSSTLAAADAKNHGIRVFVVSLLPPTQEGQTRLRSLASSPPEHHVFSLTDPLLEAKLFNELSAVVDSGCPPPKSCLCYKGEQGVPGIPGRAGIPGPVGPPGPDGVRGEHGLYGHPGIEGLEGRPGAKGEKGERGECGAPGMKGNQGIHGPSGPRGPPGEQGPTGTPGDPGPEGPSGSKGELGSTGMTGPPGEAGIGFPGPKGGKGYQGPPGPPGPVGIGEPGPPGPPGYTGVQGYQGSPGEGLPGIKGDRGYEGPKGARGPPGLGVKGEKGNAGGPGLPGPKGFPGAGIQGEKGDRGLVGPLGNRGVPGLGIKGPKGDQGFPGEQGPQGERGDGQPGPKGELGPHGAAGVPGIPGEDGAAGPKGEMGSPGLQGPDGSAGKGTPGEKGDRGERGARGLPGAPGAVGPPGAKGEPGSYGRLGIPGLPGRGLPGSKGDPGPMGPQGPVGDPGAGITGPKGDRGPPGPAGPQGIKGEGYPGSQGLPGLPGPQGDMGPEGKGIPGPKGDGGSPGPPGPSGPPGTGLMGPKGATGQQGTPGLSGVPGEGIQGPKGEHGFQGPPGPRGVPGDGLAGEKGVRGLTGEHGGNGERGDPGAPGQSGPAGNHGEKGDPGLSREEVIQVIREICGCGWTCRASLQELVFVIDSSESVGSENFELVKDFVNALVDHVSVSREATRIGLVLYSHISMVVAGLQHASDGTAIKAAVRKMRYLGEATFTGSGIRRATQLFRAARPGVKKVAVVVTVGLADRRDAAQLEVAVAEAHAAGIEMFVIGVGNRSHPLHADFQSEMNSIGSDPDEEHVYLIDDFMSLSSLESQVLSRICEPDNGVKLTPDRKEQPPLVPGPHVPTVETSPHDGTLHTAVRELISKLPGSETAARLRPEASVEAESPPAPQVPGLDGSTDNKIDEGGKILEESVLEESQGGSHSLPSSLPGSGERVRSSVTPVTAPHGPRIWPQDLESGSASQIPAPPTHPERSEVAVGCRQQLERGPCKRYQMKWYYDPEANACAQFWYGGCQGNSNRFETYDSCRKTCVQT
- the col28a1a gene encoding collagen, type XXVIII, alpha 1a isoform X3 — protein: MIILCVSEGRMQCGVLVCILLICTGGGESQKRNSRQKTDSLQKTDSLQKTDSLQTDSLAVQSKGKLLPCTVEVLFLVDSSERTTAPLFEKQRVVVQRFSARLTRLEAPGRQLEAPGRRLRLRLALMQYSSTVSLEHGFRHWQDVDVFQSLVASMAHIGHGTYSAYALSNATRLFTQETSSSSLRVVLLFTDGTDHPRSPSSTLAAADAKNHGIRVFVVSLLPPTQEGQTRLRSLASSPPEHHVFSLTDPLLEAKLFNELSAVVDSGCPPPKSCLCYKGEQGVPGIPGRAGIPGPVGPPGPDGVRGEHGLYGHPGIEGLEGRPGAKGEKGERGECGAPGMKGNQGIHGPSGPRGPPGEQGPTGTPGDPGPEGPSGSKGELGSTGMTGPPGEAGIGFPGPKGGKGYQGPPGPPGPVGIGEPGPPGPPGYTGVQGYQGSPGEGLPGIKGDRGYEGPKGARGPPGLGVKGEKGNAGGPGLPGPKGFPGAGIQGEKGDRGLVGPLGNRGVPGLGIKGPKGDQGFPGEQGPQGERGDGQPGPKGELGPHGAAGVPGIPGEDGAAGPKGEMGSPGLQGPDGSAGKGTPGEKGDRGERGARGLPGAPGAVGPPGAKGEPGSYGRLGIPGLPGRGLPGSKGDPGPMGPQGPVGDPGAGITGPKGDRGPPGPAGPQGIKGEGYPGSQGLPGLPGPQGDMGPEGKGIPGPKGDGGSPGPPGPSGPPGTGLMGPKGATGQQGTPGLSGVPGEGIQGPKGEHGFQGPPGPRGVPGDGLAGEKGVRGLTGEHGGNGERGDPGAPGQSGPAGNHGEKGDPGLSREEVIQVIREICGCGWTCRASLQELVFVIDSSESVGSENFELVKDFVNALVDHVSVSREATRIGLVLYSHISMVVAGLQHASDGTAIKAAVRKMRYLGEATFTGSGIRRATQLFRAARPGVKKVAVVVTVGLADRRDAAQLEVAVAEAHAAGIEMFVIGVGNRSHPLHADFQSEMNSIGSDPDEEHVYLIDDFMSLSSLESQVLSRICEPDNGVKLTPDRKEQPPLVPGPHVPTVETSPHDGTLHTAVREVPGLDGSTDNKIDEGGKILEESVLEESQGGSHSLPSSLPGSGERVRSSVTPVTAPHGPRIWPQDLESGSASQIPAPPTHPERSEVAVGCRQQLERGPCKRYQMKWYYDPEANACAQFWYGGCQGNSNRFETYDSCRKTCVQT